Proteins encoded together in one Amblyomma americanum isolate KBUSLIRL-KWMA chromosome 1, ASM5285725v1, whole genome shotgun sequence window:
- the LOC144129836 gene encoding uncharacterized protein LOC144129836 gives MGLLYSTFHRLFGPPVNQAPFPPPPTRPPLPISVDIRSCSRRRTPVAALQQTAATLLQESLGGHLQVYTDGSVLPATGQAAAACVAPALGAALSCHLRFPANSTAAELAGLHLAADLLLLLPGQQPAVILTDSRAALQLLRQHQPRQHTVANLKARLMAIQDAGRPVSLQWLPSHVGITGNEAADQLAGAAHTNGSPVSSKVTQLDFARPALRQAVRALHPDPRVASGVRFMRVPDCLPRRERALILRLRTGCSWTQARLHRHGRAPSPACSFCGADETLGHLLCACPNLEAARRDMTAGYRNLGLPSYSDQDLLHPKRSQTEAFRLLLEFLQSTGLATRL, from the coding sequence ATGGGGCTCCTGTATAGCACTTTCCACAGGCTCTTCGGCCCCCCTGTCAACCAGGCACCATTCCCGCCCCCACCAACAAGGCCGCCGCTtcccatctcggtggacatccggagCTGCAGTAGGCGCCGTACACCTGTTGCTGCCCTGCAGCAGACTGCTGCCACCCTGCTGCAGGAGTCCCTGGGAGGACATCTCCAggtctacaccgacggctcggTACTTCCAGCAACAGGCCAGGCCGCTGCGGCCTGCGTAGCACCGGCCTTAGGTGCAGCACTCTCGTGCCACCTGCGGTTCCCAGCCAACTCCACGGCGGCTGAACTGGCGGGCCTCCACCTGGCAGCAGACCTGCTCctcctgctgcctggacagcagcCCGCAGTCATCTTAACCGACTCGAGAGCAGCCCTCCAGCTGCTGCGCCAGCACCAGCCCAGACAGCACACGGTGGCCAACCTTAAGGCCCGACTTATGGCCATCCAGGATGCTGGCCGTCCGGTCTCCCTCCAGTGGCTGCCTTCACACGTTGGCATCACTGGGAACGAGGCTGCGGATCAGCTGGCCGGAGCCGCCCACACCAATGGCTCCCCGGTGTCCTCAAAAGTAACGCAGCTGGACTTCGCCCGTCCTGCTCTTCGGCAGGCCGTACGGGCCCTCCACCCCGATCCCCGCGTGGCCTCAGGAGTCCGCTTCATGCGGGTACCCGACTGCCTGCCACGGAGGGAACGGGCCCTAATCCTGCGACTACGAACGGGCTGCTCATGGACACAGGCCCGGCTACACCGACATGGCAGAGCCCCGTCCCCGGCCTGCTCCTTCTGTGGGGCAGACGAGACTCTGGGCCACCTCCTCTGTGCCTGCCCGAACCTAGAGGCCGCCCGGCGTGACATGACTGCAGGGTACCGCAACCTAGGGCTGCCCTCCTACTCGGACCAAGACCTGCTGCACCCAAAGCGCAGCCAGACTGAGGCCTtccgactgctgctggaattcctaCAATCTACGGGATTAGCCACTCGGCTATAA